The genomic DNA ACAAGCTCGATGACGAGCCACACCAGCACCGCGCCCACGATCACATAGACCACCGGCAACGCTATGCTGAGAATTTCGCTGATATCCACCGTATGCCTCCTGTTTCCGAAGCCATTACTATAGCACGAGCACCTTGGATGATATACAGGCCGAGGTCAACTTTTCACCCTGCTTCCACAGGAGTAGACAATCGGTTACCTTCCGCGCGACGTGGGGTTTTCTCCGGAATCCAGACGGTCTCGCGCGAACGTGTCGCTGCGGTAGGCCTCCCAACCGCGATCGCTCGACCGGTAGAAGCAGCCGCGCTCCAAACCGTCGGGCAGGTAGCGCTGGCTCACCCAGCCGCTGGGGTAGCTGTGCGGATACTTGTACTCGCCGTAGTTCTCGGATCCGGGGCGGTGCCGATCGCGCAGATGGTCGGGCACGTTGCGAGACGGCCCGTTGCGCACCTCGTTCAGCGCGGCATCGATGCCCGCCTCCGCCGCGTTGCTCTTGGGCGCGAGCGCCAGGTAGATGGCAGCCTGCGCCAGGTTGATGCGGCACTCGGGATAGCCGATGACCTCGGCCGACTTGAACGCGGCCTCAGCGATGAGCAGCGCCTGCGGATCGGCGTTGCCGATATCCTCCGACGCAGCGATGAACATGCGGCGCGCGATGAACTTCGGGTCTTCTCCCCCATCGATCATGCGGGCGAGCCAGTACAGCGCGGCATCGGGGTCGCTGCCGCGCATGGACTTGATGAACGCCGAGATGACGTCGTAGTGCATGTCCTTGTTCTTGTCGTAGGGCAGCGAGCGATGCGGCGTGGCCGCGCGCACGTTGTCCTCGGTGATCTTCGCGGGCTTCTTCGAGGTGCCGGGCTGCACCATACCAGCGGCAAGCTCCAACGTGGTGAGCGCCGCGCGCCCGTCGCCGCCCGCCAGCAGCACGATGGCGTCGCGCGCTTTGGCATCCAACCGATAGCGGCCGCCCAGGCCGCGCTCGTCGGCCAGCGCACGCTCCACGAGGCTGACGATCTCCTCGTCGGACAGCCCGTGCAGCTCCACCACGCGCGAGCGGCTGATCAGCGCCGAGTTAACCTCGAAGAAGGGGTTCTCCGTTGTGGCTCCCACCAGCACCAGCACGCGATCCTCCACGGCGTGCAGCAGCGCGTCCTGCTGGCTGCGGTTGAAGCGGTGGATCTCGTCGACGAACAGGATGGTGCGCAAACCGAACGCCGACAGGCGCTTGTCGGCGGCATCGATTTCGCGGCGCAGATCCGAAACCGTGCCGCCGATGGCCGACACCTCCACGAACGTAGCCTTCGTCGTCTCGGCGATGACGTGCGCGAGCGAGGTCTTGCCCGTGCCCGCCGGGCCGAACAGGATGACCGAGCTCAACTGGTCCTGCTCGATGGCGTTGCGCAGCCACGAGCCGGGGCCCACCGCCTCGTCCTGGCCGACCACTTCTTCAAGCGTGCGCGGACGCATGCGCACTGCCAAGGGCGCCACTTCCGACTTCCGCTCGTTTTCCATTTCGGTAAATAAGGTATCCATGCCATATATCGTATCATGCGAACGCTTGTTTGCCTAGCGGACGTTGCATTGTAGGCCGAAAAACTCGGAATCGCGCCCGAAAACGAGGCCTTCGGGCGACAACGCGCTCCCGTCCTCGCATTCCGTCGCTCGATCCGCAGCCGCTCGGCATGTAGAAGACCGGGTTGTGTAATCGGCGAAACAACCGGATGTCAAGTCTTTATTTTAACGATGCTACCCATATACTCAAAAGCAGGTCCTGCCCTCGAAGCCATACTTTGCGATGGACCGATGCTGATACATGAGGGAGCTCAAGATCGCGCGTGAAATGGGGATTCGTGTCCGTTGACACGAAAGCCAGGAAGCGGGCTGCGAGCACCCACCTTTTAAGGTGGGTTCATCCTTCTGGCCGGGGGTAGGGCTTTTTCCACGCTCGTAAACGGCATGTTCCTCTGCGGTTATCCGCGCACTTCAAGCAAGGGCTTCTCTTTTCGCAATCCGCATCGTCATAGGGCGAGCCCGATTGTCCGCTTTTGGGTTCCATAGAACTCAATTGCGTGTTTGACACCGGATACCCTGATTGCATGTCACAGGAAACGAGAACATTCGTCGGCAACCGAATCCGAGAACTGCGTAAAAGCCAGAAGCTCTCGCAGCAGAAGCTTGCGCTGATGGTGAACGTCGAGCGCTCTTACCTGGCAAAAATCGAAGGCGGGAAGCGAAACCCGAGCCTCGAATGCATAGAGAAGATTTCCAAGGGTCTCGGCCTTTCCTTGGAAGAATTCTTCAAAGGGTTGTAGCCTTTTGACCCGAGCAACCAGGATACTCCTCGGACAGCGCGTCCGGGCGCTTCGCGAGGAGAGCAATCTGACGCAGGAGCAGCTTGCGCTCATGACGGGCGTAGGACGGTCGTACCTCGCAAGGTGGAGGCGGGCAACCGCAACGCCACCATCGACTTCATGGAGAAGGTCGCGCTCGGCTTGGGCGTGACGCTGGGTCAGCTGTTCGAGGGCTTGTAGGCTTCCTTTCCCATGGACGCAAGCGCATCTTCGACATCGACGTAGGACGCGAGCGCCACCGCACCTCCCGCGGCCTCGTCTTCTGCAAAAGCGCCTGAAACTCGCACCCGTGCGGGAACGCCGCCGCGATTCACACACACGGTTCCGGCGAAGCCTCGCTCGCCCGCCTCGCGAGCCTCCTTGGCCAACGCACCGACGGCTCGACGCCCCTCCTCGTCGTCGCCCGTCACCAAACTGTAGCAAGCATTGGATTCGAGAGTTGTGAAAGCTTCATCCAACCTATGACGAGCGAACCCGATGCCCAGCAGCTCCATGAGCGTGCCTTCCTGCGCGACATCTCGCGCCTTCGCCCTTTCGCGCTCGTCGAAGCGGTCGCCGCGAGCACGTCGAGAAGGCGCTACGTCCGACGTGCTCCTGTTCTGGTAGAAACGGCGCTTATCGCGGTACATCGCCTCGTCTGCATCGAACAACGTTCTATCGATCTCACTCGATCGCGGCGTCCATTGCGCGCCGATAGCCACCTCGCACGACGGAACTTCGTCGAACGCTTTCTGCAGCCGCTCCACAAGCGACCGAAAGCCCGCTTCGTCGGTATCCACGACCGTGGCCACGAACTCGTCGCCGCCCACACGGTACAGCCGCGCAACCTCTCCGAGAACGCGCTGCATCGTCTGAGCTCATGCTTGCAACAGATGGTCGCCTTCAGCATGGCCGCCGCGATCGTTGATCTCCTTCATGCCGTTGACATCGAGAAAAACCGCGCCGAACGGGCGCGCCAGCTTCTCAAGGCGCCGCACGTCCTCGTTGTAGCGGTTTCGATTGTACAGCCCGGTCAGAGAATCGTGATAGCTCATCGCCACCAGCTGGCGCTCGTTTTCGATACGCTGCAACGTCATGCTGTAGAAGTAGCACAACGTGCGCAGCAGCGGCGCGATGTCGCGGATCTGGTCGGCCGGAGGGTTGTCCATGCCGAGGAAGCCCACGAGACGCCCGTCGCGTTCGATGGGTGCGACGACCAGACTGGCGATCTCCTGCACGTGCAGCGTTTCGTACTCCCGAGGATCGACAACGCCCTTGATGGCGTCCAGATCCTCGATCAGCACGCATTCCCCCCGACCGAACAGGTCGAGCCACCGCTCGAACAAACGGTAGTCCATATCCTGAAGGCTTTCGATCTGGGAGGATATGCCGTCAGCACACCACTCGTGCGTATTGCTGAACCCTTCTCCGCGAGCCGAGAACAGATAGGAACGCTCGGCTCCAAGCTCCTCGCCCAACCGTTCGAGCATGCGCACGGACGCGCGCTCCGGATCGGTCTCGCGATACAGATCGTTAGCGATCTCGAGGATGACCTCCTCGTTGCGATGCAGGTTCCGAAAGCGCATACCCTCTTCTTTTTGATCGGTGAGGTCGAAGCCCACCTCAAGACGAACCAGCTTCCCACCCCAGTTGATCAGACGATCGTTCAGCAGATGACGATGGTTCGTCAAAGGGTTCGTGAATTCCCACACGTAGCTTTTCTCGACGCTGAGCAGATGATTCGTGCAGAACGGACACGGCTCATCGCGCCCTTGCAGGAATTCGTAGCACTTGACGCCCTCCAGATCGGCATCGAGCGGCACCTTGAAAAGCCGGCGGCCCGCCTCGTTCACGTGCAGAAGCTCGTACGTCTCGATGTCCGAGATGTAGAACGGATCGGGATAGTTCAGATCGTCGTTGTATTCAGCCATGGAGAGCCTTCGTTCACGGTAACGGACATGCCGGCGTTTGCGCTTCGCGGTTACTGGTATTGCGTCCTAGTATAGCGATATTCTCAGTAACGTGCGCGCCCGATCGCAAGCTCCAGAAGAACGGCAGCGCCCTCCGGAGAGGGCGCAAAAAGCCGTGCATGCTCGATAGTAGCCGAGAGGTCAAGCGCTGGGAAAACGCAGCACGAACGTGGTGCCCTGCCCTTCGGCGCTCTCCACCTCGATAACGCCTCCGTGGTACATAACCGCATGCTTGACGATGGCCAGACCCAGTCCCGTTCCTCCGGTTTCCTTCGAACGGCTCTTGTCCACGCGGAAGAAGCGTTCGAACACCTTGTCGTGCAACTCGGCCGGGATGCCCGGTCCCGTGTCGCTGACGCGCACGACCGTCTGGTACGCGGCGTTCGCGAGCCCGCCTTCCACGCATTCGGAGCCCACCTTCATGGTGACGAGGCCGCCTTCGTGGTTGTAGCGGATGCCGTTCTCGATGAGGTTGTACAGCATCTCCTCGGCCAACGTCTCGCTGCCCGCGATGCACGCCGACGCGCCCTCCACCCGCACGCGCACGCCCTGGTCGTCCGCGAAGCTGGACAACCTCCCGGCCACGCGCTGCGCCACCGCGTACAGGTTAATGGCCGTCGCACCGTCGTTCTCGAAGGCCGACTCGTCAAGCTTCGACAGCGTCAGCACGTCGTTGATCAGCGAGCGCATGGTCTGCGCCTCGTCGTAGATGAGCGCGGCGAACTTCTGGCGGTCGGAGGGCTGCACCATGTCGTTCTTCATGAGCTCGGCGTAGCCCGATATCACCTGCAGGGGCGTCTTCATCTCATGGCTCACGTTGCTGGAGAAATCGCGGCGCATGTTCTCGGCTTCGGCCAGCTCGCTGTTCTGCTGCTTGAGCTGGCGCTGTTGCTCGTCGATCCGGATGAGCAGCGGGTCCATCTCCTCGTATATCTCATTGTCCAAGGGGTTCGCGAAATCGAGCGCGTCGATGGGCTTCATGATCCGGCTCGTAAGTATCTTCGACAGCAGGAACACGAGCGCCACTGCCACGATGAGCGCTATGAGCAC from Eggerthella lenta DSM 2243 includes the following:
- a CDS encoding helix-turn-helix domain-containing protein — its product is MFDTGYPDCMSQETRTFVGNRIRELRKSQKLSQQKLALMVNVERSYLAKIEGGKRNPSLECIEKISKGLGLSLEEFFKGL
- a CDS encoding replication-associated recombination protein A, translated to MDTLFTEMENERKSEVAPLAVRMRPRTLEEVVGQDEAVGPGSWLRNAIEQDQLSSVILFGPAGTGKTSLAHVIAETTKATFVEVSAIGGTVSDLRREIDAADKRLSAFGLRTILFVDEIHRFNRSQQDALLHAVEDRVLVLVGATTENPFFEVNSALISRSRVVELHGLSDEEIVSLVERALADERGLGGRYRLDAKARDAIVLLAGGDGRAALTTLELAAGMVQPGTSKKPAKITEDNVRAATPHRSLPYDKNKDMHYDVISAFIKSMRGSDPDAALYWLARMIDGGEDPKFIARRMFIAASEDIGNADPQALLIAEAAFKSAEVIGYPECRINLAQAAIYLALAPKSNAAEAGIDAALNEVRNGPSRNVPDHLRDRHRPGSENYGEYKYPHSYPSGWVSQRYLPDGLERGCFYRSSDRGWEAYRSDTFARDRLDSGENPTSRGR
- a CDS encoding sensor histidine kinase, encoding MSPTHFKVKSLSGKIFTSVLAFTLAVIVALSVTMTTIYYLSYEHDAETELAASAQDAARYLNATPSSENAPALKEQFSGLTRYTLIDADGTVLFDSAADTDAMDNHADRPEVQEAADMGEAVTMRYSETLGTDTVYAAVKLDDGSIVRLSETRHSLLSFLSEMLMPVLIALIVAVALVFLLSKILTSRIMKPIDALDFANPLDNEIYEEMDPLLIRIDEQQRQLKQQNSELAEAENMRRDFSSNVSHEMKTPLQVISGYAELMKNDMVQPSDRQKFAALIYDEAQTMRSLINDVLTLSKLDESAFENDGATAINLYAVAQRVAGRLSSFADDQGVRVRVEGASACIAGSETLAEEMLYNLIENGIRYNHEGGLVTMKVGSECVEGGLANAAYQTVVRVSDTGPGIPAELHDKVFERFFRVDKSRSKETGGTGLGLAIVKHAVMYHGGVIEVESAEGQGTTFVLRFPSA
- a CDS encoding GGDEF domain-containing protein, translating into MAEYNDDLNYPDPFYISDIETYELLHVNEAGRRLFKVPLDADLEGVKCYEFLQGRDEPCPFCTNHLLSVEKSYVWEFTNPLTNHRHLLNDRLINWGGKLVRLEVGFDLTDQKEEGMRFRNLHRNEEVILEIANDLYRETDPERASVRMLERLGEELGAERSYLFSARGEGFSNTHEWCADGISSQIESLQDMDYRLFERWLDLFGRGECVLIEDLDAIKGVVDPREYETLHVQEIASLVVAPIERDGRLVGFLGMDNPPADQIRDIAPLLRTLCYFYSMTLQRIENERQLVAMSYHDSLTGLYNRNRYNEDVRRLEKLARPFGAVFLDVNGMKEINDRGGHAEGDHLLQA